Proteins encoded together in one Microplitis mediator isolate UGA2020A chromosome 7, iyMicMedi2.1, whole genome shotgun sequence window:
- the LOC130670767 gene encoding cysteine sulfinic acid decarboxylase, protein MAEGTPAAECSHKFKSNFDTKKLLEDVLEILKDENVFDTTGEFPVVEFSHPHELQKKIDIKLKNEGSSDDEIKNAIRKIAHYSVKTSNPHFHNQLFSGVDSYGLAGALLTECCNTSQYTYEVAPVFQILERQVLDQSLKLVGYPGYPESDGILCPGGSMSNMYGIVLARYSRIPEIKTKGLSGLLPLAMFTSDLGHYSISKAAHWLGLGTDNIYTVKSDELGRMDPEDLKKNIKDARTRGTIPFFVNATAGTTVVASIDPLEEIAAICKQENLWFHIDACLGGTLLLSEKYRDRLKGVELSDSVSWNPHKMLGAPLQCSLFLVRRRNLLHEANCSGATYLFQQDKFYDVSWDTGDKSVQCGRKVDAVKLWLMWKARGTDGLSLSVDTAMDCVNYFFNKIKDRQGYRLVLPKYEGNTICFWYIPPSMRAQEETEKWWEKLYALTAKIKELLVLDGRLLIGYSPLSSKKIGNFFRMVVCCQPTPTYQSMDFVLQQIEFIAHKL, encoded by the exons ATGGCTGAAGGAACTCCTGCTGCTGAATgttctcataaatttaaaagtaattttgataCTAAAAAACTACTTGAGGATGTGCTGGAAATATTGAAAGATGAAAACGTCTTTGATACCACCGGTGAGTTTCCGGTTGTTGAATTTTCACATCCACATGAGCTTCAG aaaaaaattgacattaaattaaaaaacgagGGATCAAGTGATGACGAAATTAAAAATGCGATCCGCAAAATCGCACATTATTCAGTAAAAACATCAAATCCACATTTTCACAACCAACTCTTTTCTGGAGTAGACAGTTACGGATTGGCCGGCGCTTTGCTGACCGAATGCTGCAATACAAGCCA atatacCTATGAAGTGGCACCAGTGTTTCAAATATTAGAGCGCCAAGTATTGGACCAGTCATTAAAATTAGTTGGATATCCGGGGTACCCAGAGTCAGATGGGATTTTATGTCCAGGTGGCAGCATGTCGAATATGTACGGCATAGTATTAGCACGTTACTCACGTATTCCTGAAATAAAAACCAAAGGCTTAAGTGGTTTGCTACCGCTGGCAATGTTCACTAGTGACCTTGGTCACTATTCCATATCAAAAGCTGCTCATTGGTTGGGCTTAGGAACCGACAATATTTACACt GTAAAAAGTGATGAACTAGGACGCATGGACCCagaggatttaaaaaaaaatataaaagacgcTAGAACTCGAGGAACGATTCCATTCTTCGTGAACGCTACTGCGGGGACTACAGTCGTTGCTTCTATTGATCCACTTGAAGAAATTGCTGCCATTTGCAAACAAGAAAATCTCTGGTTTCATATCGat GCGTGTCTAGGAGGCACTTTGTTGCTGTCAGAAAAATATCGCGACCGACTTAAAGGAGTAGAATT atCAGATTCAGTGTCATGGAATCCGCATAAAATGCTCGGCGCGCCGTTGCAGTgttcattatttttagttagACGGAGGAATTTGCTACACGAGGCCAATTGCTCTGGAGCGACGTATTTATTCCaacaagataaattttatgacgTTTCCTGGGATACTGGGGATAAAAGTGTCCAATGTGGGAGAAAG gtTGATGCTGTTAAATTATGGCTAATGTGGAAAGCAAGAGGCACCGACGGACTCAGTTTATCAGTTGACACAGCCATGGACtgcgttaattattttttcaacaaaataaaagaccGTCAAGGTTACAGACTCGTACTCCCGAAATACGAGGGCAATACCATTTGCTTCTG GTATATACCCCCAAGTATGAGAGCTCAAGAAGAAACAGAGAAATGGTGGGAAAAATTGTACGCATTGACGGCTAAAATAAAAGAACTTCTGGTATTAGACGGGCGATTATTAATCGGTTACAGTCCGCtgtcaagtaaaaaaataggaaatttttttcgaatggTCGTTTGTTGTCAGCCGACACCGACCTATCAATCAATGGATTTTGTTCTTCagcaaattgaatttattgctCATAAGTTATAA